Below is a genomic region from Halobacterium sp. CBA1132.
CGCCGACGAACTCGGCGTCCCCGCCGTCCCGACGAACGTCGGCGGCTCGTCGACGGTCGGCTCGCTAGTCGCGGGCAACGCCAACGGCCTACTGGCGAGCAGCCGCATCCGGCAGCGCGAACGCGACCGCATCGAGGACGCCGCCGACGTCACCGTCGGCGAACTCCCCGGACGCGTGAACGCCGCCGGCAACGTCGTCGTCGCGAACGACCACGGCGCGTACGTCCACTCGGAGCTCTCCCGGGAGGCCGTCGGCGCCGTCGAAGACGCCCTCGACGTGCCCGTGACCCGCGGCCGCCTCGCGGGCGTGAACACCGTCGGCACTGCTGCCGTCGCGACGAACGACGGCGTGCTCTGCCACCCGAAGTCCACGGACGAGGAGCTCGACGCGATCGAGGACGCCCTCGGCGTCCCCGCGGACATCGGGACCGTGAATTACGGCGCGCCGCTGGTCGGCTCCGGTCTCGTCGCCAACGACGACGGCTACGTCGTCGGCGAGGACACCACCGGCCCGGAACTCGGGCGCATCGACGACGCGCTCGGCTTCATCGACTGACGCCGCTGTCACCCTCGTTTTCGCCGCGCCACCACTTCCGGCAGGAGCGCTGTCGCCCGCGAGCGCGGGCGTCTCGGCGCGCCATCGAGTTCCCGAGTAGGAAGATACTTCCCGCTCGCTCTCCGAATTTTGGGTATGAGTCTTGGAGGCGGCGGCGGTCAACAGCAGCTTCAGCAGCTTTCACAGGAAATTCAGGCCCTCGAAGAGGAGAAAGAGGAACTCGAGGAGGAAGTCGAGGAACTCGAAGCCGAGAAGGTCGAGGTCGACGAGGCGCAGGAAGCCCTCGAAGTCCTCGAGACCGGCTCGACCGTGCAGGTCCCGCTCGGCGGCGACGCGTACGTCCGCGCCGAAGTGCAGGACATGGACGAGGTCGTCGTCAGCCTCGGCGGCGGCTACGCGGCCGAGCAGGACGCCGACGACGCGGCCGACGTGCTCGACGAGAAGCGCGACACGCTCGACGAGCGCATCGAGGAGGTCCGCTCCGAGATCGCCGAGGTCGAGGAGGAGCAGTCCGCGCTCGAACAGCAGGCCCAGCAGGCCCAACAACAGATGATGCAACAGCAGATGCAGGGCCAGCAGCAGGGCGGCGAATAAGGGCATGTTCGACGGGCTGAAGGACAAACTTTCGAACTTCCGCGAGGACGCCGAGGAGGTCGCGGAGGAGAACGCCGAAGAACTCGACAGCGACGAGGCTGCCGAAGCCGAGCCCGAGGCTGACGCCGCGGCGGCCGAATCCGAGGCCACCGAGACGGACGAGACCGAGGCCGAAGCCGTCGAGGAGGAGTCTACGGAGGACACGAGTTCCAGCGGCGGCTTCGTGAGCAAGGCGTCGTCGCTGGCTCGGGGTCGCGTCGTCATCGACGAGGAGGACCTCGACGGCCCGCTGCGCGAACTCGAACTCGCGTTGCTGGAGAGCGACGTGGAGATGAGCGTCGCCGAGGAGATTCTCGACCAGATTCGGTCGGACCTCGTCGGCGAGGAGAAGAAGTTCACGCAGTCGACGGGCGCGCTCGTCGAGGACGCGCTCCGCGACGCGCTGCTGTCGGTCATCGACGTCAACGGCTTCGACTTCGAGGACGCCATCGACAAGGCCGAGAAGCCGGTGACGGTCGTGTTCACGGGCGTCAACGGCGTCGGGAAGACGACGACCATCGCGAAACTCGCGAAGCGACTCGAGAATCAGGGGTACTCGGTCGTGCTGGCGAACGGCGACACGTACCGCGCCGGCGCGAACGAGCAACTCCAGGAGCACGCCGACAACCTCGGCGTGAAACTCATCAGCCACGAGCAGGGCGGCGACCCGACTGCGGTCGTGTACGACGCCGTGGAGTACGCCGAAGCCAACGACATCGATGTCGTGCTCGGCGACACTGCCGGTCGACTGCACACGTCCAGTGACCTGATGACGCAACTGGAGAAGCTCGACCGCGTTGTCGACCCCGACTACACGGTGTTCGTCGACGAAGCGGTCGCCGGACAGGACGCGGTCAACCGCGCCCGCGAGTTCGACGACGCCGCGAGCATCGACGGCACGATTCTGACGATGGCCGACGCGGACAGTCAGGGCGGCGCCGCCATCTCGGTGTCGCACGTCACGGGGAAGCCGATTCTGTTCCTCGGCACCGGGCAGGGGTACGACGACCTCCAGAAGTTCGACCCGGAGGCGCTCGTCGACGACCTGCTCGAAGACTGATTCCCGATTTCTGCGTTCTCCCGCGCCGCCCAGCCGCGGCGCTCCTCAGAGCGGCGTCTCGGGGTCGGGCGTCTCCGCGGCCACGAGCACCAAGTCCAGGCGCTTGTCGTCGCGGTCGTACGCCCGGACATCGTCGGCGTCCCACGGCGGAACCGCCACCAGCACGGTCGCGTGCAGGTCGTCCGTGACCGAGACCGTCGGGTCGCCGTCCGGGTGGGAGACGAACCGACCAGCCGTCTGCCCGGTGGGCGCCGCGAGGTCCATCCCGAAGACGCCGGTGAGCGACGACCCGGCGTCCGGGAAGTAGAAATCCGAGAGCACGGGCGTCCCCGCGTCCAGCCCCGTCAGGGGGCCGTCGGTCGGCTGTAGGTCGCCCGCGGGGGTCGCGGCGAGCCGAACCGAGATGCCGTCCGGGTCGGCGTCGGCCGCGAGTTCACAGAGCACGGAGACGAGCGCTCTCGTAGCGTACGTAGGCACGAACAGGCGTACGGCATCGGTGCGGTTGAACGTACCGACTGTGGGGGCGGCACCTAGACCGCTACCTCGTCGGCGAGTGAACTCGTCAGGGCTTGAGAGCTGCTCTCCGGTGGTAAACGTAGCCGGCGACGAGCACGGCCCCGAGGAGTGGAAGTCCCTGCCCCACGACGAAAGCCGAATGGGCCGCACCGACGACCCACGCGGCGACGAGGACTGCCGCACCACGTCTGGTTTGTCGCCACAGACCGTACGAACCGGCCACGTAGAGGACGCCGACGGGGAGATACGTCAGTGACCGCGGAACTGACAGAACGAGGCTCGCGAGCCCGAGTAGTCCAGTCCAGACCGCGATAATCTCGAAGCCTAGCGGTCGCTCACTGAGGAGGCCCATACAGAGTCGTCACAACGGTTCGACAAAAACACACCGAGAGTTCGAACGCAGTGTGGTCTCCCTGCGGTCGACCACGCGGCTCGCGCATCGCTTCGCTCCGCGCTCGCTGTGACGTGGCGCGCCGGGACGCTGCTCGCGGTTCGCTATCGCTCACCGCTCGCTGTGACGTGGCTCGCTTCGCTCGCCACGCTACTCACGGCTCCCGTTGGTCACCGCTCGTATTTCCGTGGTCTCCCTGCGGTCGACCGCGCTACGCAGAAAAAGGCTCTTACGGGCCGGACGCCTACTGACTGGTAACAATGGTACTCGACGACCTCGGGAGTTCCCTGCGGGGGACACTCGACAAGCTCCGTGGGAAGTCCCGCATCTCCGAGGAGGACGTCGACGAGATCGTCAAGGAGATTCAGCGGTCGCTGCTCCAAGCCGACGTCGACGTGAGCCTCGTGATGGAGCTATCGGACTCCATCGAAGAACGCGCGCTCGAAGAGGAGCCGCCGGGCGGCACGTCCGCCCGCGACCACGTGCTCCGCATCGTCTACGAGGAACTCGTCGACCTCGTCGGCGACTCCACCGAGATTCCCCTCGAAAACCAGACTATCCTGCTGGCGGGTCTGCAGGGGTCGGGGAAGACGACCACCGCGGCGAAGATGGCGTGGTGGTTCTCGAAGAAGGGACTGCGCCCCGCAGTCATCCAGACGGACACGTTCCGCCCGGGCGCCTACGACCAAGCCGACCAGATGACCGACCGCGCGGAGGTCGCGTTCTACGGCGACCCGGACGAGGACGACCCCGTGAAGATCGCTCGGGACGGCCTCGAAGCCACCGAGGACGCGGACGTCCACATCGTGGACACGGCGGGCCGCCACGCGCTCGAAGACGACCTCATCAGCGAAATCGAGGAAATCGAGCGCGCGGTCGACCCCGACCGCAATCTGCTCGTGCTCGACGCCGCAATCGGGCAGGGCGCGAAAGACCAGGCCCGCGAGTTCGACGAGGCAATCGGCATCGACGGCGTCGCCATCACGAAACTCGACGGGACGGCGAAAGGTGGCGGTGCGCTGACCGCGGTCGACGAGACGGGGTCGACCATCGCGTTCCTCGGGACCGGGGAGACGGTCCAAGACATCGAGCGCTTCGAGCCGGACTCCTTTATCTCGCGGCTGCTCGGGATGGGCGACCTCAAACAGCTCACCGAGCGCGTCGAGCGCGCGATGGAGGAGACGGGGCTCGAAGAGGACGACGACTGGGACCCCGAGGACCTGATGAAGGGAGAGTTCACGCTGAAGGACATGCGCAAGCAGATGGAGGCCATGGACAACATGGGCCCCCTCGACCAAGTGATGGACATGATTCCGGGGATGGGCGGCGGAATGATGGACCAGCTCCCGGACGACGCCATGGACGTCACCCAGGAGCGCATGCGGAACTTCGAGGTCATCATGGACTCGATGACCGAGGAGGAACTGGAGAACCCGCGCTCGGTCGGCGCTTCGCAGGTCCGCCGCATCGCGAAGGGCTCCGGGCAGAGCGAGGACACCATCCGGGAACTGCTCGACCAGCACAAGATGATGTCCCAGACGATGAAGCAGTTCCAGGGGATGGGCGACGGCGACATGCAGCGGATGATGAAACAGATGCAGCAGGGCGGCGGTGGCGGCGGTGGCGGCGGGTTCGGCGGCATGTTCTAACCGGGCCGACCAGTACTGTTTTGCCGTCGGGCGCGTACGTCGGGGTGGATGAGTGCACGAGAGTCGACCACACGGGAGGCGCGCGTCCGGCGAGTGACGCGCGTGCCGGTCGACGACGTGCCCGACGCGTACCCCTTCGACGTGGACGCCAGCCACGCGCTCGAACTCGTGGTCGAACGCGAGTCCGAGGACGGCGAGCGCGGGAGCGTTCGCGTCTTCGAGGCGTGGCCCAGCGGCGGCCACGCGAGCAGTCGGCTGGCGCGCGTGCTGGACGCGGTCGGCGAGCCGGCCGGCAATCCGGGCGCGCTCGACGGGGAACGCGTCGTCCTCGAATCCAAGGACGGCGCGTACCGCGTCGACGTGGCGGGAACGCAGGCGCTCCGCGAGCGGACGGTTCCCGCGAGCGAGAACACGCACTCGCTGTCGGAGGTCGCAATCGTCGCCGGCGCGGTCGCTGGCTTGCTCGGCTTCTTCCTCGCGTGGACGGCGTACCAGTTCGCGGCGACGCCGCTGTTCGCGGCCGCGGTCGTCGTGCTCGCGTCTTCGCTGGGCTACGATGCGTGGCAGACGGTGGACACGATGTGGTCCCCGCGTCCGCTCCCGTGGGCGGCGGGCGGCGCAATCCCCGTCCTGAACGTCGGCGTCGCGGCGGCGTACCTCGCGCGGAAGGCGGCGGTCGTCGACACGCCCGAACAGGCCGCGAGCGTCTGGCAAGACGTCCTCGCAGGAACCATCGTCGCGTTCGCGGTGGGGCTGGCGCTGTCGGCGTTCGACCTCACGTTCCCCCTCGGTGCGACGGTGTTCGCACACTCGTGGGCGCTCGCCCCGGTCGCAGTCTTCCTCGACGGGCGGTCGGGACGCCACGAGAACCCACCCAAACGCGCGCCGTGGCTCGCCGGCGCAGTCGTGTTCGGCGGCGCGGGCGCGCTCGTCTACCTCCTGCGGACGGACGGCGTGTAGCTACAGCAACTCCAGAATCAGTTCGCGGTCCCGGAAGTCGTCGGGCAGCGACGCCGCGTCGAACCAGCGGACGTCCTCGATTTCGGGTTCGCCCGACGAGACGCGGACGAGCGGCGCGGCGCGACTGCCGCCGACGCGACGCCCCGTGAACACGACCAGTGGGACGTGGACGCGTTCGGGGCCGCCGTAGTCGATAGCGAAGTCGCGGGCGTACAGCACGCCCGTCACCTCGGCCTCGATGTTGGTCTCCTCGCGGGTCTCGCGGACCGCCGTCTCCGCGAGCGACTCGCCGGGGTCCTGCGCGCCGCCCGGGTTCGTCCAGCCCTCCCGGTAGCCCTGCTGGACGCCGAGCACGCGCCCATCCTCGACGACCACGAGGCCGCCGACACCCGGCAGCCGGTCGAGTTGCTCGTCGACGGACTCGGGGAACGGGTCGTCGGTCGCGTGCGGCGGCGGGTCGACCGGCTGCGGATCGAACACGCGCGCGTCGCCGTCGGCGTGCTCGGTGACCGCCTGCTCGCGGAGGCGGCGGGCGCGTTCGCGGAGCCGCGCGGCGACGGTCTCGGGGGCCTCGCTCACGAGTGGGGGTTCGCACGCGTACCGCAAAAAGCCACGCCCGCCGGCGGGTTTTTTCCGCGGTGGGCGCGTTCCCCCGGCCATGACCATTCGCGCGGTCGCCGAGGACGCCTACCGCGAGGCGCTTGGCATCCTCGTGCTGTCCGCCGTCGCGAGCGTCTTCTCCGGGGTCGTACTCGGCGGGATGGAGCGCGAACTCACCGTCGTCCCCGGCCTCCTCACTATCGTCCCCGCGCTGCTGGCGACCCGCGGGAGCGTCTACGGGTCGCTGGGCGCGCGCCTCGCGACCGGCCTCCACCAGGGACTGGTCGAACCCGAACTGGGCGTGCCCGACCGGCGTGTGCGCTCGGCGGTCGCCGCGGCGATGCTGAACGGCGTCGTCATCTCCGCCGTCGCCGCGACCGTCGGGTACGGCATCCGCCACGCGCTCGACCTCGCGGTCGCGCCGCTCCCCGCGCTCGTCGTCGTTGCGCTCGTCGCGGGCGTGCTCTCCGGGCTCGGCCTCACGCTCGTCGTCATCCTCACGGTGTTCGTGGGGTTCCGGCGCGGCCTCAACCCGGACGCGCTCGCCGGCCCCGTCGTCACTACCACGGGAGACGTCATCGGTATCGCGACGATGCTCGCCGGCGCGCGCCTCGCCATCGCCGCCGGGGTGGTGTGAGTGCCCGAGGAGTGGAGCGTCAGCGGTATCGTCGCGGCGACGTTCCCGCTGCTGGTCGCGCTCACCGTCGTCGAACTCTGGGGCGGCCTCGTGTTGGACGCCAGCCGCGACGTCCTCACGAAGTACCCCTCACTGCTGACGCTCGTCCCCGGCATCATCGCGGTCGCCGGCAACCTCGGGAGCGTGCTCGCCAGCCGGCTGTCGACGGCGTTCCACCTCGGCACGCTGGCGTTCGACCCGACCGACGACGCGCTCGCGGGGAACGCCGCCGCGACGTTCGCGCTCGCCGCCACGCTGTTCCCAGCGGTCGGCGCGGGCGCGTGGCTCGCCCGGTACGCGCTCGGTGACGCCGCGCTCGGCCTCGGCACCGTCGTCTTCATCGCGGCGGCCTCGGGCCTGCTGTTGGCGGTCGTCGCCGTCGCCATCGCGACCACTGCGACCTACGCCGCCTTCGAACTCCAACTGGACCCGGACGACGTGGTCATCCCCGTCGTGACGACGACCTGCGACGTGCTCGGTGTCGTCGTCTTCCTGCTGGTCGTGGGTGCGGTCGTGTAGCCGCGACCGACACCGGTAATTCCCCGGCGTGCGAACAGCCGGTGTGCAACTCGCGGCGCTCCTCGCGGACGTCCTCCCTCGGGTCGCGGCCGTCGCCGTCGCCATCGCCGTCGGCCTCACACTCGCGAACCTCGCCGTCGCGTTCGGCGCGGTGGAGTACGTCGCGCGGTTCGCGAAGCCGCTGACCGGCCCCGCCAACCTCCCTGACGAGGTGGGGACAGCGATTCTGGCGACCACCGCGTCCCCCACTGCGGGCTACGGGATGCTCAAGGAGTACCGGGACGCCGGCGTGCTCGACGACCGCGCGACCCTGATTGCGGTGACCATCAACACGTTCTTCGGGTTCGTCCAGCACATCTTCACGTTCTACGCACCGGTGCTGATTCCGATTCTCGGGCTGGAAGTCGGCTTGATGTACGTCGGTGCGCGCGCCGGCGTCAGCCTCGCCATCACGCTCGCCGGTGTGCTGGCGGGAGCGCTGCTCCTCACGGAGCGCAACGTCGCGCCCGCCACCGACGCTGACGTCGACCTCCCCGGCGACGACGAGGAGACGCGCGGCGAGGCCGTCCGCGGCGCGCTCTCGAAGACCAAGGACAAACTCGTCCGCATCGTGCCGCGCCTCGCAGTCGTCTACACCGCCGTCGTCTACCTCACGACCGCCTACGACGTGACGGAGTACACGGCCGCCGCCGCGCCGCTGACCGATTTGGTTGGGCTGCCATCGGCGAGCGTGCCCGCCATCGCGACGTTCGCCGTCGACACCACGACCGGCGCCATCTTCATCGCGCCCCAAGTCCCCGGGACGTTCACCGCCCGCGAAGCCGTCGCGACGATGCTCGTCGGCGGCATCGTCTCGTTCGCGGTGTCGACGTTCAAGCGCTCGATTCCGTTCCAGTACGGCATCTGGGGGGCGCGCTTCGGGTCGAAAGTCATCGCCGTCAACGTCGCCGCAAAAGTCGTCTTCATCGCGGTCGCAATCGCCGTCCTGCTGGCGTGACTACTCGTCGGCCTCGACCGGCTCGCCGTCCTCCGTCCGCGGCGCGAAGTACGAGACGAACGACTCCACGTCCGGCTCGTTCACCGTGACCTCGACGTGGAGGTCGCCGAGTTCGTCCGCGCTCCCCACGGAGAAGTTCACCTTCCCGACGTACGCCGCCTGCTTCTTCAAGTCGAAACTGAAGCCGCTGTCCGTCTGATTTCGCAGGAACTCCTTCCGAGCGGTGTCGAGGATGCGCTGCTCGAACAACTGCTCGCGGAACTGCTCGACGTCGTGGCACTCCGCGGTAACTCTATCTCCGTGCGTTTCGACGTCTGCAGTCGGGAACAGCCCGGTAATCGTCTCGGCGACGCGGTCCGTGACCTCCGTCGGCTCGACGGGCGCGGACAGTTCCACGTCCACGCTGTAGAGGACGCCCTGGTCGTCGCTCACGACTCCTCCACCCCTGCTTCCGGCGGGTCGTCGACCTCCTCTGTGAGGAGTTCGGTGACGCGCTCGTGGAACTCCTCGAGGCTCCCCGTGTTCTCCATGCGAACGTCGGCGGCTTCGATGGCTTCGTCCATCCCGAACCCGCGCTCGCGCTCCTCGCGGTCCGCGAGCGACTCGCCCTCGACGTCCCCGGGGCGGCCGCGGCCCTCGATGCGCTCGCGGCGCAAGTCGTAGGGCGCGTACACCTCGACGAGCGTGAACGCGCCGTCGAACGCCTCGCGGAACTGCTCGACCTC
It encodes:
- a CDS encoding translation initiation factor IF-6 — its product is MLRAAFLGSPYVGVFARATNDCVVVRPDISEELTDELADELGVPAVPTNVGGSSTVGSLVAGNANGLLASSRIRQRERDRIEDAADVTVGELPGRVNAAGNVVVANDHGAYVHSELSREAVGAVEDALDVPVTRGRLAGVNTVGTAAVATNDGVLCHPKSTDEELDAIEDALGVPADIGTVNYGAPLVGSGLVANDDGYVVGEDTTGPELGRIDDALGFID
- the pfdA gene encoding prefoldin subunit alpha — protein: MSLGGGGGQQQLQQLSQEIQALEEEKEELEEEVEELEAEKVEVDEAQEALEVLETGSTVQVPLGGDAYVRAEVQDMDEVVVSLGGGYAAEQDADDAADVLDEKRDTLDERIEEVRSEIAEVEEEQSALEQQAQQAQQQMMQQQMQGQQQGGE
- the ftsY gene encoding signal recognition particle-docking protein FtsY; this translates as MFDGLKDKLSNFREDAEEVAEENAEELDSDEAAEAEPEADAAAAESEATETDETEAEAVEEESTEDTSSSGGFVSKASSLARGRVVIDEEDLDGPLRELELALLESDVEMSVAEEILDQIRSDLVGEEKKFTQSTGALVEDALRDALLSVIDVNGFDFEDAIDKAEKPVTVVFTGVNGVGKTTTIAKLAKRLENQGYSVVLANGDTYRAGANEQLQEHADNLGVKLISHEQGGDPTAVVYDAVEYAEANDIDVVLGDTAGRLHTSSDLMTQLEKLDRVVDPDYTVFVDEAVAGQDAVNRAREFDDAASIDGTILTMADADSQGGAAISVSHVTGKPILFLGTGQGYDDLQKFDPEALVDDLLED
- a CDS encoding signal recognition particle protein Srp54, with protein sequence MVLDDLGSSLRGTLDKLRGKSRISEEDVDEIVKEIQRSLLQADVDVSLVMELSDSIEERALEEEPPGGTSARDHVLRIVYEELVDLVGDSTEIPLENQTILLAGLQGSGKTTTAAKMAWWFSKKGLRPAVIQTDTFRPGAYDQADQMTDRAEVAFYGDPDEDDPVKIARDGLEATEDADVHIVDTAGRHALEDDLISEIEEIERAVDPDRNLLVLDAAIGQGAKDQAREFDEAIGIDGVAITKLDGTAKGGGALTAVDETGSTIAFLGTGETVQDIERFEPDSFISRLLGMGDLKQLTERVERAMEETGLEEDDDWDPEDLMKGEFTLKDMRKQMEAMDNMGPLDQVMDMIPGMGGGMMDQLPDDAMDVTQERMRNFEVIMDSMTEEELENPRSVGASQVRRIAKGSGQSEDTIRELLDQHKMMSQTMKQFQGMGDGDMQRMMKQMQQGGGGGGGGGFGGMF
- a CDS encoding NUDIX domain-containing protein; amino-acid sequence: MSEAPETVAARLRERARRLREQAVTEHADGDARVFDPQPVDPPPHATDDPFPESVDEQLDRLPGVGGLVVVEDGRVLGVQQGYREGWTNPGGAQDPGESLAETAVRETREETNIEAEVTGVLYARDFAIDYGGPERVHVPLVVFTGRRVGGSRAAPLVRVSSGEPEIEDVRWFDAASLPDDFRDRELILELL
- a CDS encoding magnesium transporter; protein product: MTIRAVAEDAYREALGILVLSAVASVFSGVVLGGMERELTVVPGLLTIVPALLATRGSVYGSLGARLATGLHQGLVEPELGVPDRRVRSAVAAAMLNGVVISAVAATVGYGIRHALDLAVAPLPALVVVALVAGVLSGLGLTLVVILTVFVGFRRGLNPDALAGPVVTTTGDVIGIATMLAGARLAIAAGVV
- a CDS encoding magnesium transporter yields the protein MPEEWSVSGIVAATFPLLVALTVVELWGGLVLDASRDVLTKYPSLLTLVPGIIAVAGNLGSVLASRLSTAFHLGTLAFDPTDDALAGNAAATFALAATLFPAVGAGAWLARYALGDAALGLGTVVFIAAASGLLLAVVAVAIATTATYAAFELQLDPDDVVIPVVTTTCDVLGVVVFLLVVGAVV
- a CDS encoding RNA-binding domain-containing protein, which codes for MSDDQGVLYSVDVELSAPVEPTEVTDRVAETITGLFPTADVETHGDRVTAECHDVEQFREQLFEQRILDTARKEFLRNQTDSGFSFDLKKQAAYVGKVNFSVGSADELGDLHVEVTVNEPDVESFVSYFAPRTEDGEPVEADE
- a CDS encoding AAA family ATPase; the encoded protein is MRVIGTVGMPGSGKSEAAAVAEELGVPVVIMGDVIRQECRDRGLDPAEHHGRIAQQLREENGPGAIAERSLPIIREHLEDSDVVLVDGIRSGVEVEQFREAFDGAFTLVEVYAPYDLRRERIEGRGRPGDVEGESLADREERERGFGMDEAIEAADVRMENTGSLEEFHERVTELLTEEVDDPPEAGVEES